In the Carboxydothermus hydrogenoformans Z-2901 genome, one interval contains:
- a CDS encoding (Fe-S)-binding protein, whose product MLEISITPPATIELVRQNILKYKNPLGLKGRELTSWAEGLNFSTDSEYLFYTGTEYQMLPYIDSLVKALKTMNQLGSGKKILFGLRNLVDKFGFNPEKVYAGILAKDRDKTANILRKHVQLLNSMGITPQYLGEEELYAGALLYEYGYLNDVREIARKLTGIFKSRGVKKIIVASPHAAEMLREVYPEFVDFPFEVYTMPEFLAANFAKLSPKGPRKKIVIHDPCRLARELDVFTEIREVIKKSGNGEVIDLPQSGKFTTCCGGATKLLFPELAEALAKQRVHELEKSGGEEIVTACPYCYFNLSQYANLPVKDLTEILI is encoded by the coding sequence ATGTTAGAAATTTCAATAACCCCCCCGGCCACCATTGAACTGGTTCGCCAGAACATCCTCAAATACAAAAATCCTCTGGGGTTAAAAGGGCGAGAACTTACTTCGTGGGCCGAAGGACTTAACTTTTCCACTGACAGTGAATATCTTTTTTATACCGGCACCGAATACCAGATGCTCCCTTACATTGATAGTCTGGTAAAAGCTCTTAAAACCATGAACCAGTTAGGTTCGGGTAAAAAAATCCTTTTTGGTCTAAGAAATTTAGTGGATAAGTTTGGCTTTAACCCCGAAAAAGTTTACGCCGGAATCTTAGCCAAGGACCGCGATAAAACCGCTAATATACTCCGTAAACACGTCCAGCTTTTAAACTCCATGGGCATTACTCCCCAGTATTTAGGAGAAGAAGAGCTGTACGCTGGGGCTCTTTTATATGAGTACGGTTACCTTAATGACGTTCGGGAAATTGCCCGGAAACTCACCGGAATTTTTAAAAGCCGGGGAGTAAAAAAGATAATAGTTGCATCTCCCCATGCCGCCGAAATGTTGCGGGAAGTCTATCCTGAGTTCGTTGACTTTCCCTTTGAAGTTTATACTATGCCGGAATTTTTAGCAGCCAATTTTGCTAAACTTTCCCCCAAAGGGCCCAGGAAAAAAATCGTCATCCACGATCCCTGCCGGTTAGCCCGGGAGCTCGATGTATTTACCGAAATCAGGGAAGTTATAAAGAAGAGCGGTAACGGCGAAGTAATAGATCTTCCCCAAAGCGGTAAATTTACTACTTGCTGTGGCGGTGCTACCAAGCTTTTATTTCCGGAACTGGCGGAAGCATTGGCCAAACAACGAGTTCATGAACTTGAAAAAAGCGGTGGTGAAGAAATAGTTACCGCCTGTCCTTATTGTTATTTTAACCTTTCGCAATACGCTAATCTTCCGGTAAAAGATTTAACCGAAATTCTTATTTAA
- a CDS encoding threonine/serine exporter family protein — protein MNYLDVLRLTVLAGEIMIKSGAEIYRTEDVMDRIAKNYGVKRVESFVTPTGILCAIETDDGQVFTTVRRIESRGFNLTKIDKVNDFSRRLARRHIPVEEGIAELTKVAHEKSEYSWWVKVLAAGLGAFFATGLIGGTVVEMIISLIIALLVRGFVMVIPDLGLFPFFLDLVGGFLSTLLVVAISKFYPISLGVTVVGSIMPFIPGMSITNSIRDAIAGDFLASQARGLEAFLRVIALAVSAAVVLAFLT, from the coding sequence ATGAACTACCTGGATGTTTTAAGGCTTACGGTTTTAGCCGGAGAAATAATGATTAAAAGCGGAGCGGAAATTTACCGCACGGAAGATGTAATGGACCGGATTGCTAAAAATTACGGGGTAAAACGCGTGGAAAGCTTTGTGACTCCAACCGGCATTTTATGCGCCATCGAAACCGACGATGGACAGGTTTTTACTACCGTTAGGCGGATAGAAAGCCGGGGTTTTAATTTAACGAAAATTGATAAAGTTAATGATTTTTCCCGCCGACTTGCCAGACGGCATATTCCTGTGGAGGAAGGCATAGCCGAACTCACTAAAGTAGCCCACGAAAAGAGTGAATATTCCTGGTGGGTAAAAGTCTTGGCAGCAGGTTTAGGGGCTTTCTTTGCGACGGGTTTAATTGGTGGCACGGTGGTAGAAATGATTATTTCTTTGATTATTGCGTTACTGGTAAGGGGTTTTGTCATGGTAATTCCGGACCTTGGCTTATTTCCCTTTTTCCTTGATTTAGTGGGAGGCTTTCTTTCTACTTTGCTGGTAGTAGCAATTTCTAAGTTTTATCCCATTTCCTTAGGGGTTACCGTGGTAGGAAGTATCATGCCCTTTATTCCGGGGATGAGCATTACTAATTCCATCCGGGATGCTATTGCCGGGGACTTCTTGGCCAGTCAGGCCCGGGGGCTTGAAGCGTTTTTAAGGGTTATTGCGTTAGCGGTAAGTGCTGCGGTGGTTTTAGCTTTTCTAACATAG
- a CDS encoding threonine/serine exporter family protein: MNVLYAFFLSFTFGILFNAPMESLFYGGVTGAGGYLVYTIAGKTPFAGVFLGSLTVGVLSEILARLKKKPTIIFTTTGLIPLVPGKLAYDTITAFIREDFSLGVSLGLQTFFSAGAIALGIAITSSVMRLYKKVTQRKQRCF, encoded by the coding sequence ATGAACGTTTTGTATGCTTTTTTTCTTTCTTTTACCTTTGGAATTTTATTTAATGCGCCGATGGAAAGCCTCTTTTACGGAGGAGTAACGGGAGCCGGAGGTTATCTTGTTTATACGATTGCGGGCAAAACCCCTTTTGCCGGAGTATTTCTTGGTTCCCTTACCGTGGGTGTCCTTTCGGAAATTTTGGCCCGTCTCAAGAAAAAGCCAACCATAATCTTTACCACTACCGGCCTTATACCGCTGGTACCGGGGAAGCTTGCTTACGATACTATCACTGCTTTTATCCGGGAGGATTTTAGCTTAGGGGTGAGTTTGGGGTTACAAACGTTTTTTAGTGCCGGGGCTATTGCTTTGGGGATAGCCATTACTTCTTCGGTAATGCGGCTTTATAAAAAAGTAACGCAAAGGAAACAGCGATGTTTTTAG
- a CDS encoding ComF family protein, with amino-acid sequence MFLDFFYPKPKVCPLCQKPMPQREFCKSCREFMQKTRFMCQICGRILPVEVPLCSDCRKNLFSFTKASGLLPYTGPVKKSMALFKYKNKRYIWDELYDLLAEHCRKNLGEEFDLIIPVPLYQRKLKERGYNQAEILAKNLARRLKLPLGRDILIKIKDTPPQAKLGYFDRKKNLKGNFAVKERFTGREKILLVDDVFTTGATAQECTRTLLLAGADKVYVITMATAVKK; translated from the coding sequence ATGTTTTTAGATTTTTTTTACCCCAAGCCTAAGGTTTGTCCCCTCTGTCAAAAGCCAATGCCCCAAAGGGAGTTTTGTAAAAGCTGCCGGGAATTTATGCAAAAAACCCGCTTTATGTGTCAAATCTGCGGTCGAATTTTACCGGTAGAAGTACCGCTTTGTTCTGATTGCCGGAAAAATTTGTTTAGTTTTACCAAAGCCTCCGGTCTTCTTCCCTATACCGGTCCGGTAAAAAAAAGTATGGCTTTGTTTAAGTATAAAAATAAAAGGTACATCTGGGATGAGCTTTATGACCTTTTAGCAGAACACTGCCGTAAAAACCTGGGGGAGGAATTTGATTTAATTATTCCGGTTCCCCTTTATCAGAGAAAATTAAAGGAGAGGGGTTACAACCAGGCGGAGATTTTAGCTAAAAACCTGGCCCGCCGGCTAAAATTACCCTTGGGCCGCGACATCCTTATCAAGATTAAAGACACCCCGCCCCAGGCTAAACTTGGATATTTTGATCGGAAAAAAAACCTTAAAGGAAACTTTGCGGTAAAGGAAAGGTTTACCGGCAGGGAAAAGATTCTTTTGGTTGATGATGTTTTTACTACCGGGGCTACCGCTCAGGAATGTACCCGGACTTTGCTTCTGGCAGGAGCTGACAAAGTTTATGTTATTACCATGGCAACTGCTGTAAAAAAATAG